A single genomic interval of Pyrus communis chromosome 7, drPyrComm1.1, whole genome shotgun sequence harbors:
- the LOC137739240 gene encoding uncharacterized protein isoform X2: MATTEKAKEEKEGSNLLGSPTFRELENGRFQCIETGHELLAKDKEIYSQSKRCRLGLIEYALAHKKAPLNMFKQDPLSRSKLLCKLTGDTINKSEEHIWKHINGKRFLNKLEEKEEEKLKAKGVVEEMGDQNPEIISDQVGDGDGDGERKKKKKKKNKKKKNKKKDERVDEIMSEKSKSSDEEGDTEETDFWMPPVGERWDFDEGGDRWGSGSESENEDDEIDGAVSDGAFEDGDEESEELSKRTKRMSIEIGPSSFASRKKKSKKSPT, translated from the exons ATGGCGACGACTGAGAAGGCGAAGGAGGAAAAGGAAGGGAGCAACCTACTGGGCTCGCCGACCTTCAGGGAGCTCGAGAACGGCCGCTTCCAGTGCATCGAGACAGGCCACGAACTGCTGGCCAAAGACAAAGAAATTTACTCTCAGAGCAAACGGTGCCGTTTGGGTCTCATCGAATATGCCCTTGCCCATAAGAAAGCTCCTCTCAACATGTTCAAGCAGGATCCTCTTTCCCG CTCAAAGTTGCTGTGTAAGCTAACAGGGGATACTATCAATAAGTCAGAAGAGCACATTTGGAAGCATATAAATGGGAAACGGTTCCTCAACAAGCTCG aagagaaggaagaagagaagctAAAGGCCAAGGGAGTTGTAGAAGAGATGGGTGATCAGAACCCGGAAATAATATCTGACCAAGTTGGAGACGGAGACGGAGacggagaaagaaagaagaagaagaagaaaaagaataagaagaagaagaataagaagaaggaTGAAAGAGTTGATGAGATTATGTCTGAAAAAAGTAAGTCTTCTGATGAGGAAGGTGATACAGAAGAAACTGACTTTTGGATGCCACCAGTGGGAGAACGTTGGGACTTTGACGAGGGAGGTGACAGGTGGGGTTCCGGTTCAGAGTCAGAGAACGAGGATGATGAGATCGATGGAGCTG TTTCAGATGGTGCATTTGAAGATGGCGACGAGGAGTCAGAAGAGCTCTCCAAGAG GACGAAAAGGATGTCCATAGAAATTGGACCAAGCAGCTTTGcttcaaggaagaagaagagtaaAAAGAGCCCGACATGA
- the LOC137739239 gene encoding uridine kinase-like protein 5 isoform X2 produces the protein MIISQLRDQRVVLVNQDSFYHSLDAEKLKRVHEYNFDHPEAFDTELLLSCMEHLKRGQAVSIPNYDFKTHQAIEPARKVNPPDIIILEGILVLHDPRVRDLMNMKIFVDTDSDVRLSRRIQRDTVERGRNIENVLDQYARFVKPSFEEFILPSKKYADIIIPRGGDNDVAIDLIVQHIHTKLGQHELCKIYPNIVVIHSTFQIRGMHTLIRDAKTTKHDFVFYADRLIRLVVEHGLGQLPFKEKQIITPTGTVYSGVIFYKRLCGVSVIRSGESMENALRACCKGIKIGKILIHGKGNDGREVRGGNHCFTSISLSLSLSLSLSLSLSHAYILTMLLQLIYEKLPKDIASRHVLFLDPVLASGYSAIKAISLLLSKGVPETNIIFLNLIAAPDGIHAICKKFPKLKLVTSEIDESLNDDLRVIPGMGEFGDRYFGTDNEGEGTISSSRTPK, from the exons ATGATCATCTCCCAGCTGCGCGATCAGCGTGTTGTTCTTGTAAATCAA GATTCGTTTTATCATTCCTTGGATGCTGAGAAGCTGAAAAGGGTTCATGAGTACAATTTTGATCATCCCG AGGCATTCGACACAGAGCTtttgctttcttgcatggagcACTTAAAGCGCGGACAGGCAGTCAGCATCCCGAATTATGATTTTAAGACTCATCAAGCTATAGAACCAGCTCGGAAG GTTAACCCCCCAGACATCATCATTTTAGAAGGAATACTTGTTCTCCATGACCCTCGCGTCCGCGATCTCATGAACATGAAAATATTCGTCGACACAG ATTCTGATGTACGCCTTTCTCGGAGAATTCAACGTGATACTGTTGAAAGAGGCAGAAATATCGAGAATGTGCTTGACCAG TATGCCAGATTCGTGAAGCCTAGTTTCGAAGAGTTCATACTTCCCTCGAAAAAATATGCAGACATCATCATTCCTCGAGGAGGAGATAACGATGTTGCAATTGACTTGATTGTACAACATATTCATACAAAGCTTGGCCAGCACGAACTGTGTAAAATATATCCAAACATCGTCGTTATACATTCAACGTTTCAG ATACGGGGAATGCACACCCTAATTCGCGATGCCAAAACAACGAAGCATGACTTCGTCTTTTATGCAGACCGACTTATTCGCTTG GTTGTGGAGCATGGACTAGGTCAGCTTCCCTTCAAAGAAAAGCAGATCATTACCCCAACAG GAACTGTGTACAGTGGAGTTATTTTCTACAAACGCTTGTGCGGCGTTTCAGTCATTAGAAG TGGAGAAAGCATGGAGAACGCACTTAGAGCATGCTGCAAGGGTATTAAAATCGGAAAAATCCTCATCCATGGAAAGGGTAACGATGGCCGAGAGGTTCGTGGAGGAAACCATTGTTTcacctctatctctctctctctctctctctctctctctctctctctctctctctctcatgcttATATCCTTACAATGTTGCTGCAGTTGATCTATGAGAAGCTACCAAAAGACATCGCAAGCCGGCATGTGTTATTTCTTGATCCTGTTCTGGCTTCAG GATACTCCGCCATCAAAGCGATATCTCTGCTGCTCAGTAAGGGCGTACCTGAAACGAACATCATCTTCCTTAACCTCATAGCA GCGCCAGATGGAATACATGCCATCTGCAAGAAATTTCCGAAGCTAAAACTCGTCACATCGGAGATCGATGAATCTCTGAACGATGACTTACGCGTGATCCCGGGAATGGGAGAGTTCGGAGACCGTTACTTCGGCACAGATAACGAAGGAGAAGGTACCATTTCAAGTTCAAGGACACCCAAATAA
- the LOC137739239 gene encoding uridine kinase-like protein 5 isoform X3, giving the protein MIISQLRDQRVVLVNQDSFYHSLDAEKLKRVHEYNFDHPEAFDTELLLSCMEHLKRGQAVSIPNYDFKTHQAIEPARKVNPPDIIILEGILVLHDPRVRDLMNMKIFVDTDSDVRLSRRIQRDTVERGRNIENVLDQYARFVKPSFEEFILPSKKYADIIIPRGGDNDVAIDLIVQHIHTKLGQHELCKIYPNIVVIHSTFQIRGMHTLIRDAKTTKHDFVFYADRLIRLVVEHGLGQLPFKEKQIITPTGTVYSGVIFYKRLCGVSVIRSGESMENALRACCKGIKIGKILIHGKGNDGRELPKDIASRHVLFLDPVLASGYSAIKAISLLLSKGVPETNIIFLNLIAAPDGIHAICKKFPKLKLVTSEIDESLNDDLRVIPGMGEFGDRYFGTDNEGEGTISSSRTPK; this is encoded by the exons ATGATCATCTCCCAGCTGCGCGATCAGCGTGTTGTTCTTGTAAATCAA GATTCGTTTTATCATTCCTTGGATGCTGAGAAGCTGAAAAGGGTTCATGAGTACAATTTTGATCATCCCG AGGCATTCGACACAGAGCTtttgctttcttgcatggagcACTTAAAGCGCGGACAGGCAGTCAGCATCCCGAATTATGATTTTAAGACTCATCAAGCTATAGAACCAGCTCGGAAG GTTAACCCCCCAGACATCATCATTTTAGAAGGAATACTTGTTCTCCATGACCCTCGCGTCCGCGATCTCATGAACATGAAAATATTCGTCGACACAG ATTCTGATGTACGCCTTTCTCGGAGAATTCAACGTGATACTGTTGAAAGAGGCAGAAATATCGAGAATGTGCTTGACCAG TATGCCAGATTCGTGAAGCCTAGTTTCGAAGAGTTCATACTTCCCTCGAAAAAATATGCAGACATCATCATTCCTCGAGGAGGAGATAACGATGTTGCAATTGACTTGATTGTACAACATATTCATACAAAGCTTGGCCAGCACGAACTGTGTAAAATATATCCAAACATCGTCGTTATACATTCAACGTTTCAG ATACGGGGAATGCACACCCTAATTCGCGATGCCAAAACAACGAAGCATGACTTCGTCTTTTATGCAGACCGACTTATTCGCTTG GTTGTGGAGCATGGACTAGGTCAGCTTCCCTTCAAAGAAAAGCAGATCATTACCCCAACAG GAACTGTGTACAGTGGAGTTATTTTCTACAAACGCTTGTGCGGCGTTTCAGTCATTAGAAG TGGAGAAAGCATGGAGAACGCACTTAGAGCATGCTGCAAGGGTATTAAAATCGGAAAAATCCTCATCCATGGAAAGGGTAACGATGGCCGAGAG CTACCAAAAGACATCGCAAGCCGGCATGTGTTATTTCTTGATCCTGTTCTGGCTTCAG GATACTCCGCCATCAAAGCGATATCTCTGCTGCTCAGTAAGGGCGTACCTGAAACGAACATCATCTTCCTTAACCTCATAGCA GCGCCAGATGGAATACATGCCATCTGCAAGAAATTTCCGAAGCTAAAACTCGTCACATCGGAGATCGATGAATCTCTGAACGATGACTTACGCGTGATCCCGGGAATGGGAGAGTTCGGAGACCGTTACTTCGGCACAGATAACGAAGGAGAAGGTACCATTTCAAGTTCAAGGACACCCAAATAA
- the LOC137739240 gene encoding uncharacterized protein isoform X3, whose product MATTEKAKEEKEGSNLLGSPTFRELENGRFQCIETGHELLAKDKEIYSQSKRCRLGLIEYALAHKKAPLNMFKQDPLSRSKLLCKLTGDTINKSEEHIWKHINGKRFLNKLEEKEEEKLKAKGVVEEMGDQNPEIISDQVGDGDGDGERKKKKKKKNKKKKNKKKDERVDEIMSEKSKSSDEEGDTEETDFWMPPVGERWDFDEGGDRWGSGSESENEDDEIDGADGAFEDGDEESEELSKRTKRMSIEIGPSSFASRKKKSKKSPT is encoded by the exons ATGGCGACGACTGAGAAGGCGAAGGAGGAAAAGGAAGGGAGCAACCTACTGGGCTCGCCGACCTTCAGGGAGCTCGAGAACGGCCGCTTCCAGTGCATCGAGACAGGCCACGAACTGCTGGCCAAAGACAAAGAAATTTACTCTCAGAGCAAACGGTGCCGTTTGGGTCTCATCGAATATGCCCTTGCCCATAAGAAAGCTCCTCTCAACATGTTCAAGCAGGATCCTCTTTCCCG CTCAAAGTTGCTGTGTAAGCTAACAGGGGATACTATCAATAAGTCAGAAGAGCACATTTGGAAGCATATAAATGGGAAACGGTTCCTCAACAAGCTCG aagagaaggaagaagagaagctAAAGGCCAAGGGAGTTGTAGAAGAGATGGGTGATCAGAACCCGGAAATAATATCTGACCAAGTTGGAGACGGAGACGGAGacggagaaagaaagaagaagaagaagaaaaagaataagaagaagaagaataagaagaaggaTGAAAGAGTTGATGAGATTATGTCTGAAAAAAGTAAGTCTTCTGATGAGGAAGGTGATACAGAAGAAACTGACTTTTGGATGCCACCAGTGGGAGAACGTTGGGACTTTGACGAGGGAGGTGACAGGTGGGGTTCCGGTTCAGAGTCAGAGAACGAGGATGATGAGATCGATGGAGCTG ATGGTGCATTTGAAGATGGCGACGAGGAGTCAGAAGAGCTCTCCAAGAG GACGAAAAGGATGTCCATAGAAATTGGACCAAGCAGCTTTGcttcaaggaagaagaagagtaaAAAGAGCCCGACATGA
- the LOC137739240 gene encoding uncharacterized protein isoform X1: MATTEKAKEEKEGSNLLGSPTFRELENGRFQCIETGHELLAKDKEIYSQSKRCRLGLIEYALAHKKAPLNMFKQDPLSRSKLLCKLTGDTINKSEEHIWKHINGKRFLNKLEEKEEEKLKAKGVVEEMGDQNPEIISDQVGDGDGDGERKKKKKKKNKKKKNKKKDERVDEIMSEKSKSSDEEGDTEETDFWMPPVGERWDFDEGGDRWGSGSESENEDDEIDGAGTALVVNNKISDGAFEDGDEESEELSKRTKRMSIEIGPSSFASRKKKSKKSPT; this comes from the exons ATGGCGACGACTGAGAAGGCGAAGGAGGAAAAGGAAGGGAGCAACCTACTGGGCTCGCCGACCTTCAGGGAGCTCGAGAACGGCCGCTTCCAGTGCATCGAGACAGGCCACGAACTGCTGGCCAAAGACAAAGAAATTTACTCTCAGAGCAAACGGTGCCGTTTGGGTCTCATCGAATATGCCCTTGCCCATAAGAAAGCTCCTCTCAACATGTTCAAGCAGGATCCTCTTTCCCG CTCAAAGTTGCTGTGTAAGCTAACAGGGGATACTATCAATAAGTCAGAAGAGCACATTTGGAAGCATATAAATGGGAAACGGTTCCTCAACAAGCTCG aagagaaggaagaagagaagctAAAGGCCAAGGGAGTTGTAGAAGAGATGGGTGATCAGAACCCGGAAATAATATCTGACCAAGTTGGAGACGGAGACGGAGacggagaaagaaagaagaagaagaagaaaaagaataagaagaagaagaataagaagaaggaTGAAAGAGTTGATGAGATTATGTCTGAAAAAAGTAAGTCTTCTGATGAGGAAGGTGATACAGAAGAAACTGACTTTTGGATGCCACCAGTGGGAGAACGTTGGGACTTTGACGAGGGAGGTGACAGGTGGGGTTCCGGTTCAGAGTCAGAGAACGAGGATGATGAGATCGATGGAGCTGGTACGGCTTTAGTTGTGAACAACAAAA TTTCAGATGGTGCATTTGAAGATGGCGACGAGGAGTCAGAAGAGCTCTCCAAGAG GACGAAAAGGATGTCCATAGAAATTGGACCAAGCAGCTTTGcttcaaggaagaagaagagtaaAAAGAGCCCGACATGA
- the LOC137740891 gene encoding probable methyltransferase PMT9: MKHNGELSSFPVANKLLKFAIIALIACLGLLCLHYGCSFGPGSRRSDEEASGSDGLHPLFGGFVHHRDLDDLHDNQEHNSEILKSLPICDLQFSELIPCLDRNLIYQLRLKLNLTFREHYERHCPAPERRYNCLIPPPLGYKIPIRWPESRDEVWKANIPHTHLAQVKSDQNWMVVNGDKISFPGGGTHFHDGADKYIVALSKMLKFPGDKFNNGGNIRNVLDVGCGVASFGAYLLSHNVIALSVAPNDAHENQIQFALERGIPSTLGILGIKRLTYPSRSFELAHCSRCRIDWLQRDGILLLELDRLLRPGGYFVYTSPEAYALDPENRRIWNAMYDLLKRMCWRVVAKKEPSVVWAKPLTNSCYLKRDSRTQPPLCDSKDDPDASWNVSMKACISRYSGKMHKERGSGLAPWPQRLTAAPPRLEEIGVSPEEFQEDTNIWRFRVIEYWKQMKSVIQENSIRNVMDMNSYLGGFAAALNEKDVWVMNVAPVNVSARLKIIYDRGLIGTVHDWCEAFSTYPRTYDLLHAWEVFSEIAERGCNAEDLLIEMDRILRPDGFVIIRDKPAVINYIRKFLTALKWDGWLSEVEPQVDALSSSDERVLIARKKLWDEGISVM; the protein is encoded by the exons ATGAAGCACAATGGCGAGCTCAGTTCTTTCCCCGTTGCGAACAAGCTGCTGAAGTTCGCTATAATCGCTCTCATTGCCTGCCTGGGCTTGCTCTGTTTGCACTACGGGTGTTCTTTCGGGCCGGGCTCGCGGAGATCCGACGAGGAAGCTTCCGGGTCCGATGGACTCCACCCGCTTTTCGGTGGGTTCGTTCACCATCGCGATTTGGATGATTTGCATGACAATCAGGAGCACAACTCTGAGATCCTTAAAAGCTTGCCT ATTTGTGACTTACAGTTTTCAGAGTTGATACCATGTCTTGATAGAAACCTTATCTACCAACTGCGATTGAAGCTGAATTTGACGTTTAGGGAGCACTATGAGCGGCATTGCCCGGCTCCAGAGCGGCGTTATAATTGCTTGATACCGCCCCCACTTGGTTATAAG ATACCTATAAGATGGCCGGAAAGTAGAGATGAAGTGTGGAAGGCCAACATTCCACACACCCATCTTGCACAAGTGAAATCTGATCAGAATTGGATGGTTGTGAATGGGGACAAGATCAGTTTTCCGGGTGGTGGGACGCATTTCCACGATGGAGCTGATAAGTACATTGTTGCTCTTTCCAAG ATGCTAAAGTTTCCTGGTGATAAATTCAACAATGGAGGCAATATCCGGAATGTTCTCGATGTGGGTTGTGGAGTTGCGAGTTTTGGGGCATATCTTCTTTCTCACAACGTCATAGCGCTGTCTGTTGCTCCGAATGATGCACATGAGAATCAAATACAATTTGCTCTAGAGAGGGGGATTCCATCCACTCTTGGTATCTTGGGTATAAAAAGACTTACTTATCCAAGCAGATCATTTGAGCTGGCTCATTGCTCACGCTGTCGAATAGATTGGCTTCAAAGAGATGGGATCCTGTTATTAGAGCTTGATAGATTACTGAGACCTGGTGGGTATTTTGTGTATACTTCTCCTGAAGCATATGCACTTGATCCGGAAAATAGGAGGATCTGGAATGCTATGTATGAtcttctgaaaagaatgtgctGGAGAGTTGTAGCGAAGAAAGAGCCTAGTGTTGTATGGGCCAAGCCCCTGACTAATAGTTGTTACTTGAAGAGAGATTCTAGGACCCAGCCCCCTCTGTGTGATTCCAAGGATGACCCAGATGCAAGTTGGAACGTGAGCATGAAGGCGTGCATTTCTCGATACTCTGGAA AGATGCACAAGGAAAGAGGAAGTGGACTAGCTCCTTGGCCACAGAGGCTTACTGCAGCACCACCTCGCCTGGAAGAAATTGGCGTCAGTCCTGAAGAATTCCAAGAGGACACT AACATATGGCGCTTTAGAGTGATCGAGTACTGGAAGCAGATGAAGTCTGTCATACAGgaaaattcaattagaaatgtCATGGACATGAACTCATACCTTGGTGGATTTGCTGCTGCCCTGAATGAAAAAGACGTCTGGGTAATGAATGTGGCTCCTGTCAATGTTTCGGCCAGACTAAAGATCATCTACGATCGAGGATTAATTGGGACTGTTCATGACTG GTGTGAAGCATTTTCGACATATCCACGTACATATGATCTTCTACATGCGTGGGAAGTATTCTCAGAGATTGCTGAACGGGGTTGCAATGCAGAAGATCTATTGATTGAAATGGATAGGATACTCAGACCAGATGGCTTTGTCATTATACGAGACAAACCTGCTGTTATAAACTATATTCGAAAGTTTCTGACTGCCTTGAAGTGGGATGGCTGGTTATCAGAAGTAGAACCGCAGGTCGATGCTCTTTCCTCAAGTGACGAAAGAGTTTTGATTGCGAGAAAGAAGTTGTGGGACGAGGGGATTTCAGTAATGTGA
- the LOC137739239 gene encoding uridine kinase-like protein 5 isoform X1 — MIISQLRDQRVVLVNQDSFYHSLDAEKLKRVHEYNFDHPEAFDTELLLSCMEHLKRGQAVSIPNYDFKTHQAIEPARKVNPPDIIILEGILVLHDPRVRDLMNMKIFVDTDSDVRLSRRIQRDTVERGRNIENVLDQYARFVKPSFEEFILPSKKYADIIIPRGGDNDVAIDLIVQHIHTKLGQHELCKIYPNIVVIHSTFQIRGMHTLIRDAKTTKHDFVFYADRLIRLVVEHGLGQLPFKEKQIITPTGTVYSGVIFYKRLCGVSVIRSGESMENALRACCKGIKIGKILIHGKGNDGRELIYEKLPKDIASRHVLFLDPVLASGYSAIKAISLLLSKGVPETNIIFLNLIAAPDGIHAICKKFPKLKLVTSEIDESLNDDLRVIPGMGEFGDRYFGTDNEGEGTISSSRTPK; from the exons ATGATCATCTCCCAGCTGCGCGATCAGCGTGTTGTTCTTGTAAATCAA GATTCGTTTTATCATTCCTTGGATGCTGAGAAGCTGAAAAGGGTTCATGAGTACAATTTTGATCATCCCG AGGCATTCGACACAGAGCTtttgctttcttgcatggagcACTTAAAGCGCGGACAGGCAGTCAGCATCCCGAATTATGATTTTAAGACTCATCAAGCTATAGAACCAGCTCGGAAG GTTAACCCCCCAGACATCATCATTTTAGAAGGAATACTTGTTCTCCATGACCCTCGCGTCCGCGATCTCATGAACATGAAAATATTCGTCGACACAG ATTCTGATGTACGCCTTTCTCGGAGAATTCAACGTGATACTGTTGAAAGAGGCAGAAATATCGAGAATGTGCTTGACCAG TATGCCAGATTCGTGAAGCCTAGTTTCGAAGAGTTCATACTTCCCTCGAAAAAATATGCAGACATCATCATTCCTCGAGGAGGAGATAACGATGTTGCAATTGACTTGATTGTACAACATATTCATACAAAGCTTGGCCAGCACGAACTGTGTAAAATATATCCAAACATCGTCGTTATACATTCAACGTTTCAG ATACGGGGAATGCACACCCTAATTCGCGATGCCAAAACAACGAAGCATGACTTCGTCTTTTATGCAGACCGACTTATTCGCTTG GTTGTGGAGCATGGACTAGGTCAGCTTCCCTTCAAAGAAAAGCAGATCATTACCCCAACAG GAACTGTGTACAGTGGAGTTATTTTCTACAAACGCTTGTGCGGCGTTTCAGTCATTAGAAG TGGAGAAAGCATGGAGAACGCACTTAGAGCATGCTGCAAGGGTATTAAAATCGGAAAAATCCTCATCCATGGAAAGGGTAACGATGGCCGAGAG TTGATCTATGAGAAGCTACCAAAAGACATCGCAAGCCGGCATGTGTTATTTCTTGATCCTGTTCTGGCTTCAG GATACTCCGCCATCAAAGCGATATCTCTGCTGCTCAGTAAGGGCGTACCTGAAACGAACATCATCTTCCTTAACCTCATAGCA GCGCCAGATGGAATACATGCCATCTGCAAGAAATTTCCGAAGCTAAAACTCGTCACATCGGAGATCGATGAATCTCTGAACGATGACTTACGCGTGATCCCGGGAATGGGAGAGTTCGGAGACCGTTACTTCGGCACAGATAACGAAGGAGAAGGTACCATTTCAAGTTCAAGGACACCCAAATAA